Proteins encoded in a region of the Tautonia rosea genome:
- a CDS encoding ribosomal protein L7/L12 produces MPRCPFCKHDNPYASHSCDHCGASLAWSSESKPFEFPDDLRSRLRTLLDQGQTIEAIKLFRSHTGAGLKQAKDAVEAIGRGEQDLIPDGNAGPLEGELLALLGQGKKIEAIKRYREATGVGLKEAKDAVEALGWRHGMDVPSQGSGCLGVLVLALMSLVGSVALAETQDQHTDISEGRRDERGVLSHAVRSEFQEGTTSIRVLLPEGKRPGERFPVIYLLPVEATDEHRYGDAIEEILRLDLHREHKAIFVAPSFTDLPWYADHPTDPRLRQEHHVIDVVLPFVEAHYPARTDPGGRLLLGFSKSGWGAYSLLLRHPDVFGKAAAWDAPLMMSEPGKYGSGPIFGSLENFRRYQLSRLLEERADELSEGSRLILLGFGNFRDDHRAAHALMERLGISHLDRDGPERDHDWHSGWVSEAVELLLEKLPPG; encoded by the coding sequence ATGCCCCGCTGTCCCTTCTGCAAGCACGACAACCCCTACGCATCCCACTCCTGCGACCATTGCGGGGCGAGCCTGGCCTGGTCTTCCGAATCGAAGCCATTCGAGTTCCCTGATGATCTCCGCTCCCGCCTCCGCACCCTTCTCGATCAGGGGCAAACCATCGAGGCGATCAAGCTTTTCCGATCACACACCGGAGCCGGGCTCAAACAGGCCAAAGATGCCGTCGAGGCGATTGGGCGGGGCGAGCAGGACCTGATTCCGGATGGGAACGCGGGGCCTCTGGAGGGAGAACTTCTAGCCCTGCTGGGCCAGGGGAAGAAGATCGAAGCCATCAAGCGTTATCGAGAGGCAACCGGTGTCGGACTGAAGGAGGCGAAGGACGCGGTGGAAGCCCTGGGATGGAGGCATGGGATGGACGTGCCTTCACAGGGATCAGGCTGCCTGGGGGTCCTCGTGCTCGCCCTCATGAGCCTCGTCGGTTCCGTCGCCCTGGCCGAAACTCAGGATCAGCACACCGACATCTCGGAGGGCAGGCGAGACGAGAGGGGCGTCCTCTCGCACGCTGTTCGGTCCGAGTTCCAGGAAGGGACGACGAGCATTCGGGTCCTGCTCCCCGAAGGAAAGAGACCCGGGGAGCGATTCCCCGTGATCTACCTCCTGCCGGTCGAGGCGACGGATGAGCACCGCTACGGAGACGCGATCGAAGAGATACTCCGGCTCGATTTGCATCGGGAGCACAAGGCCATCTTCGTGGCCCCTTCGTTCACGGACCTGCCCTGGTATGCCGACCACCCGACCGATCCCCGTCTCCGCCAGGAGCACCACGTGATTGACGTGGTACTTCCCTTCGTCGAGGCGCACTACCCGGCGAGGACTGATCCTGGTGGCCGGCTTCTCCTGGGCTTCAGCAAGTCGGGTTGGGGTGCATACTCCCTCCTCCTTCGGCACCCGGACGTCTTCGGGAAAGCTGCTGCCTGGGATGCCCCGCTGATGATGTCCGAGCCTGGGAAGTACGGTTCCGGGCCCATCTTTGGCTCGTTGGAGAACTTCCGACGTTACCAGCTCAGCCGCCTCCTGGAGGAGCGTGCCGACGAACTCTCCGAAGGAAGCCGGCTGATCCTCCTCGGCTTCGGAAACTTTCGGGACGACCATCGAGCGGCCCATGCCTTGATGGAGCGGCTCGGGATTTCCCACCTCGACCGGGACGGGCCGGAGCGCGATCACGACTGGCACAGCGGCTGGGTCTCGGAGGCCGTTGAGTTGCTCCTGGAGAAGCTACCCCCCGGATGA
- a CDS encoding carbon-nitrogen hydrolase family protein yields MRHNTMTTLFSLSFPLLFPALIAWSGEPLDSDQVKVAAVQILGYDKTDLPRPGFDPSEALVPFIERAARDGAQLVVFPEYLLGRISVPGPQTDRIARAAAAGKIYVVVGCWEVFEDGSYANTALLFDRSGKIAGKYHKVHAAVDHFEGEPPWSKPPQGKDDAWFLTNDPEWTMNRGEAFPVFDLDFGRVGILTCYDGWFPESFRILSLNGAEILVWINGRRGTVEDFIVKSAMFQNEVAMITTNQAYGAGTMIGQWPAQILAESMEPKESYISATIDLRRIRQARQNSRNLQQRRPDVYETIVKPIGTTHQSVP; encoded by the coding sequence ATGCGACACAACACCATGACGACCCTGTTCTCCCTTTCCTTTCCCTTGCTGTTCCCCGCGCTCATTGCCTGGAGCGGTGAGCCTCTTGACTCGGATCAGGTGAAGGTTGCGGCCGTTCAGATCCTCGGCTACGACAAGACCGACCTACCACGACCCGGATTCGACCCGAGTGAAGCCCTGGTCCCATTCATCGAGCGGGCGGCCAGGGACGGCGCGCAACTCGTCGTCTTTCCGGAGTATCTATTGGGCAGGATCTCTGTTCCAGGTCCGCAGACCGATCGCATCGCCAGAGCGGCCGCCGCGGGCAAGATCTACGTGGTCGTGGGTTGCTGGGAAGTGTTCGAGGACGGGTCGTATGCCAACACGGCGCTCCTCTTCGACCGATCGGGCAAGATCGCCGGGAAGTACCACAAGGTCCACGCCGCTGTGGATCATTTCGAGGGCGAACCACCCTGGTCGAAACCTCCGCAGGGCAAGGACGACGCGTGGTTCTTGACGAATGACCCCGAGTGGACCATGAACCGGGGCGAGGCCTTTCCGGTCTTCGACCTCGATTTCGGTCGGGTCGGGATCCTGACCTGCTACGATGGCTGGTTCCCGGAGTCGTTCCGCATTCTCTCGCTCAATGGGGCCGAGATCCTGGTCTGGATCAACGGTCGGAGGGGGACCGTGGAGGACTTCATCGTCAAGTCTGCAATGTTTCAGAACGAAGTGGCGATGATCACCACGAACCAGGCCTATGGGGCAGGGACGATGATCGGCCAGTGGCCTGCCCAGATCCTCGCTGAGAGCATGGAACCGAAGGAGAGCTACATCAGCGCCACGATCGACCTGCGACGAATCCGGCAGGCCCGGCAGAACAGCCGGAATCTCCAGCAGAGAAGACCGGACGTGTACGAGACGATCGTCAAACCGATCGGCACGACGCATCAGTCCGTCCCGTAA
- a CDS encoding sulfatase family protein — MIAASLVACSALLGCQPQETTPEEAPPNILLILADDLGYGDVGCYNPEAKVRTPRIDRLASEGMRFTDAHSPSTVCSPSRYSLMTGQMQFRVGGPGVFVGVGGPSLIAEDRLTLPQMLRDKGYATACCGKWHIGMTFLDRDGNRIEDDGLRGVRQIDPTRPIPDGPIHRGFDQFFGTACCPTTDWLYAYIEGDRIPVSPVEQFDRSGLPAHPYALDCRPGMIAEGFDHETVDLVFLARSIEFLETHVRTNLEQPFFLVHSMQAVHLPSLAADRFKGRSGVGPHGDFILEMDWIVGELLDTLDRLGVSERTLVIFTSDNGPEVPTVLNMRKTYGHDGAFPWRGVKRDQWEGGHRVPFIVRWPGKVEPGTVTDQMMSLTDVMATCAEIVGTPLPNDAAEDSYSMLPVLLGTCGEEPIREYLLQQTISLDLSIRRGPWKYLDHTGSGGNDYERPGPWGMKDYALPETDPDAPCQLYNLKEDPGETTNLARKHPRIVAELKHQLELFRASGRSAP; from the coding sequence ATGATCGCAGCGAGCCTGGTTGCGTGTTCCGCCTTGCTGGGATGCCAGCCCCAAGAGACGACCCCCGAGGAGGCGCCGCCGAACATCCTCCTCATTCTCGCGGATGACCTCGGGTACGGGGATGTCGGCTGTTACAACCCGGAGGCGAAGGTCCGGACCCCTCGCATCGACCGGCTGGCGTCGGAGGGGATGCGGTTCACCGACGCTCACAGCCCTTCGACTGTTTGCTCGCCGTCACGTTACAGCCTCATGACCGGCCAGATGCAGTTCCGTGTCGGCGGTCCGGGGGTCTTTGTGGGCGTGGGCGGGCCCAGCCTGATCGCGGAAGATCGCCTGACCTTGCCGCAGATGCTCCGAGACAAGGGTTACGCAACGGCATGTTGCGGTAAGTGGCACATTGGCATGACGTTCCTGGACCGAGATGGCAATCGGATCGAGGACGACGGGCTCCGGGGCGTTCGCCAGATCGACCCCACGAGGCCAATTCCCGACGGCCCGATTCACCGCGGCTTCGATCAGTTCTTCGGCACGGCCTGCTGCCCGACGACCGACTGGCTCTATGCCTACATCGAAGGCGACCGGATCCCCGTCTCACCGGTCGAGCAATTCGACCGATCTGGGCTTCCGGCGCACCCCTATGCCCTGGATTGCCGACCGGGGATGATCGCCGAAGGCTTCGACCACGAAACGGTTGACCTGGTGTTTCTGGCCAGGAGCATCGAATTCCTGGAGACGCACGTCCGGACCAATCTCGAACAACCCTTCTTCCTCGTTCACTCGATGCAGGCTGTCCATCTGCCGTCTCTGGCGGCCGACCGCTTCAAGGGCCGCTCCGGCGTCGGCCCGCACGGCGACTTCATCCTGGAAATGGACTGGATCGTCGGCGAGTTGCTCGACACGCTCGATCGGCTCGGCGTCTCGGAGCGAACGTTGGTCATCTTCACGAGCGACAACGGTCCCGAGGTCCCCACGGTTCTGAATATGAGAAAGACCTATGGTCATGACGGGGCCTTTCCGTGGCGAGGAGTCAAGCGGGATCAGTGGGAGGGGGGACATCGCGTTCCCTTCATCGTCCGCTGGCCCGGCAAGGTCGAGCCCGGCACGGTCACGGATCAGATGATGAGTCTGACCGACGTGATGGCTACCTGCGCCGAGATTGTGGGCACCCCATTGCCGAACGACGCCGCCGAGGACAGTTACAGTATGCTGCCGGTGCTGCTCGGAACCTGTGGAGAGGAGCCGATCCGCGAGTACCTGCTCCAGCAGACCATTTCGCTCGACCTGTCGATACGCCGCGGGCCGTGGAAGTACCTCGACCACACGGGCTCGGGAGGAAACGATTACGAGCGTCCCGGGCCCTGGGGGATGAAGGACTACGCCCTTCCAGAGACCGACCCCGATGCCCCTTGCCAGCTCTACAACCTCAAGGAAGATCCCGGAGAGACGACCAATCTCGCTCGCAAGCATCCCAGAATCGTCGCCGAACTCAAACATCAACTCGAACTGTTCCGTGCCAGCGGTCGAAGTGCTCCCTGA
- a CDS encoding ornithine cyclodeaminase family protein, with protein sequence MLYLDAADVRRALPMPQAIEAMKRAFAALSDGSAVVPHRAVLPIPKNAGVSLVMSSYLDAADRAEQAIAVKVVSLFDGNSGRGLARVQATVLLIDSETGQLEAILDGAVLTAIRTAAASGAATDLLARPESRSLAILGAGVQARSHIEAICAVRPIETVAVYSPTPSKVEGLIREFAGRTDIAARFIAARSAAEAIEGADIICTTTTARTPVFKDDDIRPGTHLNAVGSYTPEAAEVPPETVARARVVVDSREAAWIEAGDLIQPLRSGRIEAGHIVAELGEIVLEQQPGRTSLEEITLFKSVGVAVQDASAARLAVDNARREGFGRQCSW encoded by the coding sequence ATGCTCTACCTCGACGCCGCTGACGTCCGCCGCGCCCTCCCGATGCCACAGGCCATCGAGGCCATGAAGCGGGCCTTCGCCGCGCTGAGCGACGGCTCGGCTGTCGTTCCTCACCGGGCTGTCCTGCCGATCCCGAAGAACGCGGGCGTCAGCCTCGTCATGTCCTCGTACCTCGACGCGGCCGATCGAGCCGAGCAGGCGATCGCGGTCAAGGTCGTCTCGCTCTTTGACGGGAATTCCGGGAGGGGCCTGGCGCGGGTCCAGGCCACCGTGCTGCTCATCGATTCCGAGACCGGACAGCTCGAAGCGATCCTCGATGGTGCCGTGCTGACGGCGATCCGGACCGCCGCGGCATCCGGGGCGGCGACTGACCTGCTCGCCCGCCCTGAATCCCGCTCGCTGGCAATCCTTGGGGCGGGTGTCCAGGCACGCTCCCATATTGAGGCCATCTGCGCGGTCCGGCCCATCGAGACGGTCGCGGTCTACAGCCCGACGCCGTCAAAGGTCGAGGGTCTCATCCGCGAGTTCGCCGGCCGGACCGACATCGCGGCCCGATTCATCGCGGCCCGTTCCGCGGCAGAGGCGATCGAGGGGGCCGATATCATCTGTACGACGACCACGGCCCGGACTCCCGTCTTCAAGGACGACGACATTCGCCCGGGTACCCACCTCAACGCCGTCGGCTCGTACACTCCGGAGGCTGCCGAGGTGCCTCCCGAGACGGTCGCTCGTGCCCGGGTGGTCGTCGACAGCCGCGAGGCGGCCTGGATCGAGGCGGGCGATCTGATCCAACCCCTGCGATCGGGTCGCATCGAGGCCGGTCACATCGTTGCCGAACTCGGGGAGATCGTCCTGGAGCAGCAACCGGGGCGCACGAGCCTCGAAGAGATCACCCTCTTCAAGTCAGTCGGTGTTGCCGTGCAAGATGCCTCTGCGGCCCGATTGGCCGTGGACAATGCTCGCAGGGAGGGGTTCGGGCGTCAATGCTCCTGGTAG
- a CDS encoding cis-3-hydroxy-L-proline dehydratase, whose translation MKIRRISAYRVDLPLHEGSYKWSGGKSVSVFDSTIVAIETDQGLTGHGEVCPLGPFYLPAYANGARTGIAELGPYLLGEDPRQIDRLNRRMDAALQGHPYVKSAIDMACWDLLGQACGLPVCLLLGGRYGDDFVLYRAISQEAPEAMARRVAGYRAEGYRRFQLKVGGDPDVDIARIRAVAAELQPGDRLVADANTGWLMHDALRVVRGVRDVDVYIEQPCRSYEECLTVRRHCDHPFVLDENVDSLELLLRAHGDRAMDVVNIKISKFGGLTRARQARDLCVSMGIAMTIEDSWGGDIITAAIAHLAHSTPTEFLFTSTDFNSYVTVSTAEGAPRRVNGRMAASEEPGLGVSPRMDVLGEPVLVIE comes from the coding sequence ATGAAGATCCGCCGCATCTCAGCCTACCGCGTCGATCTCCCGCTTCACGAGGGGAGTTACAAGTGGTCGGGCGGGAAGTCGGTTTCGGTGTTCGACAGTACGATTGTCGCGATCGAGACTGACCAGGGACTCACGGGCCACGGTGAGGTCTGCCCGCTCGGCCCGTTCTACCTCCCAGCCTACGCCAACGGGGCCCGCACGGGAATCGCCGAGCTTGGCCCGTACCTGCTCGGCGAAGATCCCCGGCAGATCGATCGGCTCAATCGCCGGATGGACGCGGCGCTCCAGGGGCACCCTTACGTCAAGTCGGCGATCGATATGGCCTGCTGGGATTTACTCGGGCAGGCCTGCGGGCTCCCGGTCTGCCTCCTGCTGGGAGGTCGATACGGCGACGACTTCGTACTCTATCGCGCCATCTCCCAGGAGGCCCCCGAAGCGATGGCCCGACGGGTAGCGGGCTACCGGGCCGAGGGCTACCGTCGCTTCCAGCTGAAGGTCGGCGGCGATCCGGACGTGGACATCGCCCGGATACGGGCCGTTGCCGCCGAGTTGCAGCCCGGCGACCGCCTGGTGGCGGACGCCAACACGGGCTGGTTGATGCACGACGCTCTCCGCGTCGTCCGAGGCGTGCGTGATGTCGACGTCTACATCGAGCAGCCCTGCCGCTCCTACGAGGAGTGCCTGACCGTCCGTCGCCATTGCGACCATCCCTTCGTGCTCGATGAGAACGTCGATTCCCTCGAATTGCTGCTGCGGGCCCACGGCGATCGGGCGATGGACGTGGTGAACATCAAGATCAGCAAGTTCGGCGGCCTGACCCGCGCCCGGCAGGCCCGCGACCTCTGCGTCTCGATGGGCATCGCCATGACGATCGAGGACAGCTGGGGCGGCGACATCATCACCGCGGCGATCGCCCACCTGGCCCACAGCACACCGACGGAGTTCCTCTTCACCTCAACCGACTTCAACAGTTACGTGACCGTCAGCACGGCCGAGGGTGCCCCTCGTCGGGTGAACGGGCGCATGGCGGCCTCGGAGGAGCCGGGCCTGGGCGTCTCGCCAAGGATGGATGTCCTCGGTGAGCCGGTCCTTGTGATCGAGTAG
- a CDS encoding sialate O-acetylesterase → MTPMGGIIVAGILSLAVSNGPVQAGNGPVRVFILAGQSNMQGFGQIEANPDRNGGQGSLEFLVKNPATAERFETLVDDSGQWRLRDDVRITSLDQSGPLTVGYGARRETIGPELGFGWTVGDALDDPVLIIKCAWGGKSLAVDFRPPSAGKPPYSLGEEADAAVAENPEILGWYYRETLALVREALANLEELVPGSDGRFVLSGFGWHQGWNDRINDRFNTEYQSNLTYFIQDIRKDLGVPLLPFVIAETGMTGPDETHPRALSLMRAQAAVAERPEFRGNVAFVGTRSFWRVEEQSPSRQGYHWNSNAETYFLIGEAMGEAMLNLVEPGGGPVQPAEMAGYLIVPTERVPESFGGGFSMYVAAWPLLRTYPGNRFQSGLFGTWMFARLDEPPPEKLYSDIEGGLGWWRDTRFATETPKFIMGGVAPNFVEWANGPGAGKGRDWDRPAGKYGVAQLSPRLLWPPDGLNLKQGTRGELFGYGYLPLPLTTAKTITDGKDVPAGDRSWTLFLNTKTFKGPVAFFTPYFWSHSTVDQPQFAGMLLDSRPSDPNRHLQMETQYIPAFVSDGGDGETYARIAPTHFPQGDDGESLLVHRIMSYSEGALWDAVKAWFEGGPPASGVIDPQDAVVHPFTGRGGATWRIYPEGTPREDRAPVAWDAFATPTVLDPQTFGYRWDNQAVTGAGPESEALVTLPEYFRLENDGGDRNSRWVPVPAEDVPDGTGLKQLRFDGDHNAAPSEPYATPVDEASSWKNPGPVAGPFQVQLGDGSVLTYSWYRFADQPALLNAGLSEADREAIQVRAEQLHRHWPIDHDYLPPPTIGTLAELDPALIVTPPEGLEVGYVPIVIRQESNTAAP, encoded by the coding sequence ATGACACCGATGGGAGGGATCATTGTGGCGGGGATACTCTCCCTTGCGGTCTCGAACGGACCGGTCCAGGCGGGGAACGGGCCGGTCAGGGTCTTCATTCTCGCCGGCCAGTCCAACATGCAAGGCTTTGGGCAGATCGAGGCCAATCCGGATCGCAACGGGGGTCAGGGATCGCTTGAATTCTTGGTGAAAAACCCGGCCACGGCGGAGCGGTTCGAGACGTTGGTGGATGACTCTGGGCAATGGCGTCTTCGAGACGACGTGCGGATCACCTCCCTGGACCAGAGCGGACCGCTGACGGTTGGGTACGGGGCCCGTCGGGAGACGATTGGCCCGGAGCTGGGGTTCGGCTGGACGGTGGGCGATGCGCTGGACGATCCGGTCCTGATCATCAAGTGCGCCTGGGGCGGCAAAAGCCTCGCGGTCGACTTCCGGCCGCCAAGCGCGGGCAAGCCGCCGTATTCGCTCGGGGAGGAGGCCGATGCGGCCGTCGCGGAAAACCCGGAGATTCTCGGCTGGTACTACCGCGAGACGCTGGCCCTCGTCAGGGAGGCGCTGGCGAACCTTGAGGAACTAGTGCCCGGCAGCGACGGGCGCTTCGTGCTCTCGGGCTTCGGCTGGCATCAGGGGTGGAACGATCGCATCAACGATCGATTCAACACCGAATATCAAAGCAATTTGACGTACTTTATCCAGGACATTCGCAAGGACCTCGGTGTTCCGTTGTTGCCGTTCGTCATTGCCGAGACTGGGATGACCGGACCCGACGAGACGCATCCGAGGGCGCTGTCGCTGATGCGGGCACAGGCTGCTGTGGCCGAGCGTCCCGAGTTCCGGGGCAACGTTGCGTTCGTCGGTACCCGATCCTTCTGGCGGGTGGAGGAGCAATCGCCCAGCCGCCAGGGCTACCACTGGAATTCGAACGCCGAAACCTATTTTCTGATCGGCGAGGCGATGGGCGAGGCCATGCTCAATCTCGTCGAGCCGGGTGGCGGTCCGGTCCAACCGGCGGAGATGGCGGGATACCTGATCGTCCCGACGGAACGAGTTCCCGAGTCGTTCGGAGGCGGCTTCTCGATGTACGTCGCGGCCTGGCCTCTGCTGCGGACCTACCCGGGAAATCGCTTCCAGTCGGGGCTGTTCGGAACCTGGATGTTCGCGCGGCTCGACGAGCCTCCCCCGGAGAAGCTCTACTCCGACATCGAGGGTGGGCTCGGGTGGTGGCGCGACACCCGATTCGCCACGGAGACCCCGAAGTTCATCATGGGTGGAGTGGCCCCGAACTTTGTGGAATGGGCCAACGGCCCCGGCGCCGGCAAGGGGCGGGACTGGGACCGACCGGCGGGCAAGTATGGCGTCGCCCAACTGAGCCCCCGGCTGCTCTGGCCGCCCGACGGCCTGAATCTCAAACAAGGGACCCGCGGCGAACTCTTCGGGTACGGCTACTTACCGCTGCCGCTGACCACCGCCAAGACCATAACCGACGGCAAGGACGTCCCGGCCGGCGACCGTTCGTGGACGCTGTTCCTGAACACGAAGACCTTCAAAGGGCCGGTGGCCTTCTTCACCCCGTACTTCTGGTCGCACTCGACCGTCGATCAGCCGCAATTCGCTGGGATGCTGCTCGACAGCCGCCCGTCCGATCCCAATCGGCACCTGCAGATGGAGACCCAGTACATCCCGGCCTTTGTCTCCGACGGCGGCGACGGCGAGACGTATGCCCGCATCGCACCAACACACTTTCCACAGGGGGATGACGGCGAGTCGTTGCTCGTTCATCGCATCATGTCTTACTCGGAGGGAGCGCTCTGGGACGCGGTGAAAGCGTGGTTCGAGGGCGGCCCTCCGGCCAGCGGCGTCATCGACCCTCAAGACGCCGTCGTGCATCCGTTCACGGGCCGTGGCGGGGCGACCTGGCGAATCTACCCCGAGGGGACTCCGAGGGAAGATCGGGCGCCCGTCGCTTGGGATGCGTTCGCAACCCCAACGGTGCTCGACCCGCAGACGTTCGGCTATCGCTGGGACAATCAGGCCGTCACCGGGGCGGGCCCCGAGTCCGAGGCCCTGGTGACACTCCCCGAGTATTTCCGCCTGGAGAATGACGGGGGTGATCGGAACTCGCGGTGGGTGCCGGTCCCCGCTGAAGACGTGCCGGACGGGACGGGATTGAAGCAGTTGCGATTCGACGGCGACCACAACGCGGCACCCTCGGAGCCTTATGCCACGCCGGTCGACGAGGCAAGCAGCTGGAAGAACCCCGGCCCCGTTGCGGGTCCGTTCCAGGTGCAACTCGGCGACGGCAGCGTCTTGACCTACTCCTGGTATCGCTTCGCCGACCAACCGGCGCTGCTCAACGCGGGTTTGTCGGAGGCCGATCGTGAGGCGATCCAGGTGCGAGCCGAGCAATTGCATCGGCACTGGCCGATTGATCACGACTACCTGCCGCCCCCCACAATTGGGACACTCGCGGAACTCGATCCGGCCCTGATCGTGACGCCCCCCGAGGGCCTGGAAGTCGGCTACGTCCCGATCGTAATCCGACAGGAGTCGAACACGGCGGCTCCTTGA